The Ananas comosus cultivar F153 linkage group 20, ASM154086v1, whole genome shotgun sequence region AAATACTGCaagtcaataattttttttttgaacaggCAGAACattaattattagaatttttttcccACAGACAGAACATTAATTTATAATCAGTTCTTAACTTAGTTTATTAATCATACCTTGATTGACTTTCGGTAGGACTATATTCGCCAATAGTATTTTCCACTTGAGCACTATTTTTAACAGGTATAATAAATTGATTTTCAGAAGTGACCGCACTGTTAAATTCCTTTGCAATATGATTATTTTAAATCTCCTGTTTTGATTCCAATTACACTatgaattatttgtaaattgtcttttactttgctaactccaataaaaatagtatttcacgTACAACATAAACTTTTCTCTTACAAAATTTTTCATACTATACAGCATATTCCTTGCCCTCttgctttttttcttaactttcgCTATATATAGCAACATTGTTTAACATCATACACAGGGTTCATGAAACAAAAAATTGCatagtacataaaatatttttggtatttttgctATCTTTCTTATTATTACAATGCATGCATCTTCCCCTCAACTCTTTCTTCTCATAGCCCATGTGAGTCCATGCATGCAACTTGAACATAGCCCATGTGGGTCCATGCAAGGGAGAGAGAacatgtgagggagagagagaaaattcacCACGTGGCTCGACGGAGGAACGGTATTTAGTTTCAACTTTAGTATAGAGTTTAATGATTCTAATAATAAGATTTGGATAAGCAACTTTTTTGCAtttgtattaaaaatatttttttttttaaaaaaaaaaggaaaaatgtatgGAAGACCCCTGAACTTCATCTGTTTTGCAACCAGGTGcatcaacttttaattttcgcAAAGAGAGCccttaaactttatcaaatagttcaacTGGCTCATCTTCTCAAATAAACTTACTAATTATAGAACTGGTGTGGTCAAATATCGCGAACCTAATTCTATAAagacatataaatattaaaaaagtttttttttttttctttcaattttgataGTTAAGTATAACGATGGNGGGGGGGATACTTATAAACGTGGTTTTTGCGCTACAGCAGATGTTTCAATAGGCAAATCACTATCGTTGCTTGACAAAATACTGCaagtcaataatttttttttgaacaggCAGAAcattaattattagatttttttttcccacagaCAGAACATTAATTTATAATCAGTTCTTAACTTAGTTTATTAATCATACCTTGATTGACTTTCGGTAGGACTATATTCGCCAATAGTATTTTCCACTTGAGCACTATTTTTAACAGGTATAATAAATTGATTTTCAGAAGCGGCCGCACTGTTAAATTCTTTTGCAATATGATTATTCTAAATCTCCTGTTTTAATTCCAATTACACTatgaattatttgtaaattgtcttttactttgctaactccaataaaaatagtatttcacgCACAACATAAACTTTTCTCTTACAAAATTTTTCATACTACACAGCATATTCCTTGCCCTCttgctttttttcttaactttctctatatatagcaACATTGTTTAACATCATACACAAGGTTCATGAAACAAAAAATTGTACAgtacataaattatttttggtaCTTTTGCTATCTTTCTTATTATTACAATGCATGCATCTTCCCCCCAACTCTTTCTTCTCATAGCCCATGTGAGTCCATGCATGCCACTTGAACATAGCCCATGTGGGTCCAtgcgagggagagagagaaaatccaCCACGTGGCTCGACGGAGGAACGGTATTTAGTTTCAACTTTAGTATAGAGTTTAATGATTCTAATAATAAGATTTGGATAAGCAACTTTTTTGCAtttgtattaaaaatatttttttttaaaaaaaaagggaaaaatgtaTGGAAGCCCCCTGAACTTCATCTGTTTTGCAACCAGGTGcatcaacttttaattttcgcAAAGAGAGCccttaaactttatcaaatagttcaacTGGCTCATCTTCTCAAATAAACTTACTAATTACAAAACTGGTGTGGTCAAATATCGCAAACCTAATTCTATAAagacatataaatattaaaaaagtttttttttttctttcaattttgataGTTAAGTATAACGATGGAagaataagtttaattttttaaaaaaaattttcttatatgttaaaatacaaaaattatattttttgtgttttgaagctttatcatactatatgcaatatataagaCCAAAACGACAATGTAGTTAATAACTTTAATTGAAGAGAAAAGTTTATTGAACTATTTGACAAAGTTTAAAGGCTCTTtctgtcaaaattaaaagtttaggtgCCTTTTTACAAATAAGCTAAAGTTCAAGGAGGTCTCGGTACATTTTGGCAAACAAGAccccaaattttaattttggaattaggccaaattaagataaaataatttcTATCAACCAATACAATTTATGATTTTggactaatttaaattttaataaattgaacTTAACTAATCTACTATGATTCTTCctatttttctatcaaattagATAAACCTAACATAATTAAATCTTCTACAAAGTACACAagtaaaagtaatttttttaaagtttaatttttttcgttaaattacaaaaaacctcCATATAAATACCCACTTTTTTTACCTTCCCTCccgacttttaaaaatctatatttaaatattttcaagagGGTGCAGTGTTAACGAAGAGTGTAAAATAGCCAAATTATCTTTACTtctacaaaagaaaataattttttaatacatttctgttattttaaatggtattttcaatataaattataagaaatggacaGAATAGTGAAGTGAGCTAAATGTAATAATTTGAAATGTTGaggaagtaaaatataaatttttgaaagtttgaaaGGAAAAGTGAAAGCACGAgcatttataagaaaattttctataatttatcatatatttttgtatGCAAAGCCCTTCAACTTGTTTTGTTAAACAAGGATATATGTATTACAATCTCAACAACAATAATTATTagtcaaaattaaattacagattataagaaaaaaattgaaatcaaaagCAAATGATAGAGCACAAATCAGGATCTTAGTAAGATCCTAGTAAAAGAACCTTTAATTATCTCTCAAAACCAATTATTTATACCAGATTCACTGCTAAGAGTTGGGGGTGTACGAATGTTGAAGCGATCTGACGACTAAAAAATTACGccaaaaaatattagaatttgtTCCCTCGCATGTTATTACCCCACAATTAACGAAATCCTGAATAAACAACAGTATTAACAATGATTACATGTGATTCATACTAACAGTTACTGCGAACAAGCCTGAGTCATAGAATCGAATcagaaattatatattaacatgtcattttactaaaaataaaatcttgttATCACTACGAAGCAGCCGAAtcattttactaaaaataaaatcttgttATCACTACGAAGCAGCCGAATCGAATCACCATTGCATAAATAAATCGTCGAGGCGAGGGCCAAAGGAAACACATTCATCCATTCTTATTGCCACATTATACCTCATAATCTTGAATATCTCAAGACCGGTCGAAGTAACTTTCGCGCAGCCGCTCGTGTGAAGCACTTCGAGGCGGTCACAACCATCCCGCAACGCTTGCAAACCGCGATCGCAAAGGTTTCTGCACCGACTCACGTCCAAGAGCCTCAATTTGTTACAGTTTAAGCCAATCGCCAGCCAGCCAGCGAAGCGCACCTCGTGGCACAATGCGAGGCTCCATTCTTCGAGCAGCGGACATCCCTCAGCTATTTTGGCCGCCGAGCTATCGCCGACGAAACGACACATTCGGAGATTCAAGAACCGAAGTCTCGCGGCGAACCCAAAGCCGATCACATGCAATCCATCCGGCCCGACCCAATTCCTCAAGTTCGATACGTTTAAATACTCAAGCCCGCCGCCACTCAGGGCTTCCGACAAGCCATGTAGAGAAAGCATGCAGGAATCGGCTTCTAGATAAGTCAAATTGCTTGAACATCCTTTAAAACCAGTCCCATTTATTCCAAGGCAATATGAGATCATAACGGCACGAATGACAGGGCATGCTCGGATGAGCGCGCCGATCCCGCGGTCGGATATCTGTAGGCAGTACGTGAGGTTCACATTCTTCAATCCGCGACACGAATAGGCGAGATTTTCCAAACCGGAATCAGTGATATTGCAACGATGGAGCGTGACGGATACCAAATTAGGGCATGATTGAGAAACAAGGGTGAGACCTCTGTCGGTGACACCGAAACAGCAGTATAAAGAAAATGATCGAAGAGTCGAGCTGAAGTTTCTTAGTGGTTCAAGAGCTGAATCGGCAAGCTCGGTGCACCCGGCTAGAGACATTGagtgaagaaaaggaaaacGAGCCAAAAGCCTCGGTAGATATTGGGTGTACGCCTGATAAACTTTCGGGTTGTAATCGTAATGGAATACTAGCGATCTCCGCGACAAATTTTGAATCTCGAACCAACGGCGGCATGTCAGGCCGAAAGCGTTTCTATCTGTCGCATTCTGAAGCTTACTAAATATAGCGAGCAGACAGTCGTCAGGTAAGTGGCTCTTGGTGCAGTCTACGCGACTTTCCATTATAAAAAGGTAAAAGCTCCAACGAGCTACTGACTTTCTTCTGACGGTTGCAAAGCTCGGATCTTTATTGAGTACTTTTGGCGGGTTGATGAGGACGA contains the following coding sequences:
- the LOC109725918 gene encoding F-box/LRR-repeat protein 12-like; this translates as MESRVDCTKSHLPDDCLLAIFSKLQNATDRNAFGLTCRRWFEIQNLSRRSLVFHYDYNPKVYQAYTQYLPRLLARFPFLHSMSLAGCTELADSALEPLRNFSSTLRSFSLYCCFGVTDRGLTLVSQSCPNLVSVTLHRCNITDSGLENLAYSCRGLKNVNLTYCLQISDRGIGALIRACPVIRAVMISYCLGINGTGFKGCSSNLTYLEADSCMLSLHGLSEALSGGGLEYLNVSNLRNWVGPDGLHVIGFGFAARLRFLNLRMCRFVGDSSAAKIAEGCPLLEEWSLALCHEVRFAGWLAIGLNCNKLRLLDVSRCRNLCDRGLQALRDGCDRLEVLHTSGCAKVTSTGLEIFKIMRYNVAIRMDECVSFGPRLDDLFMQW